One segment of Neobacillus endophyticus DNA contains the following:
- a CDS encoding phosphatase PAP2 family protein has product MFHAFYHFECQLFQKVNRHFDKRLLNLFFRSITHFGGARLTIAATLLLLLFSPHSTSLTAVSSALALTASHIPVHIAKQLLPRKRPYLTLDQIMVLPNPLQDPSFPSGHTTAIFSVIIPYVLFMPSLAVILLPMALCVGLSRIYLGLHYPSDVIAGGVLGALTGAGSFYLLCM; this is encoded by the coding sequence ATGTTCCATGCATTTTATCATTTCGAATGTCAGTTATTTCAAAAGGTAAATCGCCATTTTGATAAAAGACTGCTCAATCTTTTTTTCAGATCCATCACCCATTTTGGAGGAGCAAGATTGACAATTGCTGCAACACTCCTCCTCTTGCTTTTCTCACCTCACAGCACTAGCTTAACGGCCGTTTCCAGTGCCCTTGCCTTAACGGCCAGTCACATACCTGTGCATATCGCAAAACAGCTGCTACCCCGAAAAAGACCGTATCTGACGTTGGATCAAATTATGGTTCTTCCTAATCCGTTACAGGATCCATCTTTTCCTTCCGGGCATACAACAGCTATCTTTTCTGTTATTATTCCGTATGTTTTATTTATGCCTAGTCTTGCAGTAATCCTTCTGCCAATGGCCCTTTGCGTAGGATTATCAAGGATCTACTTAGGCCTTCATTATCCTTCAGATGTTATTGCCGGTGGAGTTCTCGGAGCACTAACAGGAGCTGGTAGTTTTTATTTATTATGTATGTGA
- a CDS encoding glycosyltransferase family 4 protein codes for MKIAIFTDTFYPEINGVARTLKRLTAYLEEKHISFKIFAPYSYDNDSNDTHILRIKSLPFYLYPECRLAIPNPLFIKKELQNFAPDVIHVVTPFTMGLCGTYFSRKLKIPLVGSYHTNFDSYLTFYNLSFLSKLLWKYMLWFYRPCKKIFVPSHETMHQLQKHGFQNLDIWTRGVNCELFHPFYHHDSIRKQYGISKKFLITYAGRLAPEKDVITFLHAAKLLPDEINQHIQWLVVGDGPLREELQHTAPENMLFTGYLSGNSLAEVYSASDLFVFPSSSETFGNVVLEALASGTPAICANSGGVKNIINAGKTGELCTPARPQEFAQAIHSLLINESLRKQMGIEGRKYALTQRWEAIFDQLICHYDHVVNEHKKNHTIQQTPSSQALAKVKTGL; via the coding sequence ATGAAAATTGCCATTTTCACTGATACCTTCTATCCGGAAATTAACGGTGTTGCCCGTACACTTAAACGTTTGACTGCTTATTTAGAAGAAAAACATATTTCTTTTAAAATTTTTGCACCCTATTCTTATGACAATGATAGCAACGACACGCATATTCTCCGTATTAAAAGTTTGCCATTTTACTTATATCCTGAATGTCGCTTAGCCATACCCAATCCCCTTTTTATTAAAAAAGAGCTTCAGAATTTTGCACCAGATGTAATCCATGTAGTTACTCCTTTTACGATGGGACTTTGCGGCACTTACTTTTCCCGAAAACTAAAAATCCCTCTTGTTGGCTCCTATCATACGAATTTCGATTCTTATTTAACTTTTTACAACCTATCCTTTCTTTCAAAACTTTTATGGAAATACATGCTTTGGTTTTACCGGCCTTGTAAAAAAATATTTGTTCCTTCCCATGAAACTATGCATCAGCTTCAGAAACATGGATTTCAAAACTTGGACATTTGGACACGCGGAGTTAATTGCGAATTATTTCATCCTTTTTATCATCATGATTCTATTCGCAAACAATATGGTATTTCTAAAAAGTTCCTTATTACGTATGCTGGAAGACTGGCACCCGAAAAGGATGTGATCACGTTTCTCCATGCAGCTAAATTATTACCTGATGAAATAAATCAGCATATACAGTGGTTGGTGGTTGGTGATGGTCCTCTTCGAGAAGAGTTACAGCACACAGCTCCCGAAAATATGCTATTTACTGGCTATTTATCAGGGAATTCACTTGCTGAAGTATACTCAGCGTCCGACCTGTTTGTTTTTCCTTCTTCTTCAGAAACTTTCGGGAATGTTGTACTTGAGGCACTTGCCAGCGGTACACCTGCCATTTGCGCCAATTCTGGGGGTGTGAAAAATATCATTAATGCTGGTAAAACGGGGGAATTATGTACACCTGCACGCCCACAAGAGTTCGCCCAGGCCATTCATTCACTATTAATTAATGAGAGCTTACGGAAACAAATGGGGATAGAGGGAAGGAAATACGCTTTAACACAAAGATGGGAAGCAATTTTTGATCAACTAATTTGTCATTATGATCATGTGGTGAATGAACATAAAAAGAATCATACCATTCAGCAAACCCCTAGCAGTCAGGCTCTTGCAAAAGTGAAAACAGGTCTCTGA
- a CDS encoding adenylosuccinate synthase, producing MTSVVVVGTQWGDEGKGKITDFLSENAEVVARYQGGNNAGHTIKFNGETYKLHLIPSGIFNKEKICVIGNGMVVDPKALIQELAYLHEKGVTTENLRISNRAHVILPYHLKLDEVEEESKGANKIGTTKKGIGPAYMDKAARVGIRIADLLDKEIFEEKLERNLVEKNRLFERIYEVEGFKKEEILDEYYEYGQQIKQYVCDTSVVLNDALDEGRRVLFEGAQGVMLDIDQGTYPFVTSSNPVAGGVTIGSGVGPTKITHVVGVCKAYTSRVGDGPFPTELHDEIGSRIREVGREYGTTTGRPRRIGWFDSVVVRHARRVSGLTDLSLNSIDVLTGIETLKICTAYRFKDEIITEYPANLKILSQCEPIYEELPGWTEDITGCKSLDELPANARHYVERVTQLTGIPLSTFSVGPDRAQTNVVCNPWRQV from the coding sequence ATGACATCAGTAGTTGTTGTTGGTACACAATGGGGAGACGAAGGGAAAGGGAAAATTACCGATTTTCTTTCAGAAAATGCAGAGGTTGTTGCGCGTTATCAAGGTGGTAACAATGCAGGCCATACCATTAAATTTAACGGTGAAACTTATAAACTGCATTTAATTCCGTCTGGGATCTTTAATAAAGAAAAAATTTGCGTTATCGGCAATGGTATGGTTGTGGATCCAAAGGCGCTTATTCAAGAACTTGCCTATTTACATGAAAAGGGCGTTACGACAGAAAATCTCCGAATCAGCAATCGTGCCCACGTGATTTTGCCTTATCATTTAAAATTGGATGAGGTAGAAGAAGAAAGCAAAGGGGCAAACAAAATTGGCACCACGAAAAAGGGAATCGGTCCTGCTTATATGGATAAAGCTGCCCGCGTTGGAATACGGATTGCCGATTTGTTGGACAAGGAAATCTTTGAAGAAAAATTAGAACGGAATCTTGTTGAAAAAAATCGTTTATTTGAACGAATTTATGAAGTGGAAGGCTTTAAAAAAGAAGAAATTCTTGACGAATACTATGAGTATGGTCAACAAATTAAGCAATATGTATGCGATACTTCTGTTGTGTTAAATGACGCATTAGATGAAGGCCGACGCGTCCTTTTTGAAGGCGCTCAAGGTGTTATGCTGGATATTGACCAAGGAACGTATCCGTTTGTTACATCATCCAATCCAGTTGCTGGTGGTGTCACAATTGGCTCAGGAGTTGGCCCGACAAAAATTACCCATGTGGTGGGTGTATGTAAAGCCTATACTTCCCGTGTTGGTGATGGCCCATTCCCAACTGAACTCCATGATGAAATTGGCAGCCGAATCCGCGAAGTGGGCCGTGAATATGGCACTACTACCGGTAGACCTCGCCGTATCGGCTGGTTTGACAGTGTGGTTGTCCGCCATGCCCGGCGTGTTAGCGGCTTAACAGATCTTTCTCTAAATTCTATTGACGTATTAACGGGAATTGAGACTTTGAAGATCTGTACAGCTTACCGTTTCAAGGATGAAATCATTACGGAATATCCGGCCAATCTAAAGATCTTATCACAATGTGAGCCTATTTATGAGGAGCTTCCAGGCTGGACTGAAGATATTACTGGCTGCAAGTCATTGGATGAACTGCCTGCGAATGCACGTCATTATGTTGAACGTGTTACACAGCTTACAGGAATTCCGCTATCAACCTTCTCTGTAGGTCCGGACCGTGCTCAAACCAATGTCGTGTGCAATCCTTGGAGACAAGTGTAA